A portion of the Pseudomonas protegens CHA0 genome contains these proteins:
- a CDS encoding TatD family hydrolase, with protein sequence MQLIDIGVNLTNPSFAEKHQAVLNRAYEAGVCQLVLTGTSVEGSEQALELCQKLDADGQRLFATAGLHPHSASDWNADSPRRLRALLGEPRVRAVGECGLDFNRDFSPRPQQEKVLEEHLALAVELQLPVFLHERDANQRLLDILRDFRDRLPAAVVHCFTGEQKALFSYLDLDLHIGITGWICDERRGTHLHPLVRDIPRGRLMLESDAPYLLPRSLRPKPKNGRNEPAYLTEVLREVALHRGETLEDLASHSTACSRAFFRLPEIA encoded by the coding sequence ATGCAACTCATCGATATCGGCGTCAACCTGACCAATCCCAGTTTTGCCGAAAAACACCAAGCCGTTCTCAATCGTGCTTATGAGGCTGGGGTGTGCCAGTTGGTCCTCACCGGAACCAGCGTCGAAGGCAGTGAACAGGCCCTGGAGTTGTGCCAGAAACTGGACGCCGACGGGCAGAGACTGTTTGCCACCGCCGGGCTGCATCCCCACAGCGCCAGCGACTGGAATGCCGACAGCCCGCGACGCTTGCGCGCTCTACTTGGAGAGCCACGGGTACGCGCCGTGGGCGAATGTGGCCTGGACTTCAACCGGGACTTCTCTCCCCGCCCGCAACAGGAAAAAGTCCTGGAAGAACACCTGGCCCTGGCTGTCGAGTTGCAGTTGCCAGTGTTTCTCCACGAACGTGACGCCAACCAGCGCTTGCTGGACATCCTGCGGGATTTCCGTGATCGCTTGCCGGCTGCTGTAGTCCACTGCTTTACCGGTGAACAAAAGGCCCTGTTCAGCTACCTCGATTTGGACCTGCACATCGGCATCACTGGCTGGATCTGCGACGAACGCCGCGGCACCCACCTGCACCCGCTGGTACGCGACATCCCCCGCGGGCGCCTGATGCTGGAAAGTGATGCCCCCTATCTGCTTCCCCGCAGCTTGCGGCCAAAGCCGAAAAATGGTCGTAACGAACCAGCCTATCTGACCGAGGTTTTACGAGAAGTTGCATTGCACCGCGGTGAAACCCTGGAAGACCTTGCAAGCCACAGTACCGCCTGCTCTCGGGCGTTTTTTCGCTTGCCAGAGATTGCTTGA
- a CDS encoding methyl-accepting chemotaxis protein: MGAWLSNISLKYKFWAVNAVAFVTTLLLVLYAVQLEQQARSQTAQAAAQAEARLLGAWPVGQTLPSAEHLLYFSRGQTPSLNEQTLSELNGANGWVELNPMPLFGENPLLGADVIQRADGQQVAVLAYAPSLAQVFSDRFTNYAVAVFILMFAMLCASQLLIRFLLSQLNTLKDVMLHVEKTGDLSARVPLSCKDEVGQMASAFNAMQAGYQRVVNTVANTARQLDQGAARLASSMNDVRHGMLGQQSETDQAATAINEMSATVYHIAQHAGATRDLSQTADTLAGTGHEVVGRVQKSIAGLSNGVQQTAEMIQKLAEDSQKINGVVNVIHSIAEQTNLLALNAAIEAARAGEMGRGFAVVADEVRNLAKRVQTSTDEITSMVSALQAGTRDAVDFMQESSFKADDCVQQAQEAGAALAEITGAVAQMRESNTQIAVAAEQQSQVAEEMNRAVVSIRDVTENTVQQTVASATTSSELATLAGELSKAIGQLKL, translated from the coding sequence ATGGGTGCCTGGCTTAGCAATATCTCGCTGAAGTACAAATTCTGGGCGGTCAATGCAGTCGCCTTCGTCACCACCTTGTTATTGGTGCTGTACGCCGTGCAACTGGAGCAACAGGCTCGCAGCCAGACAGCCCAGGCTGCCGCCCAGGCCGAGGCGAGGCTGCTCGGCGCCTGGCCCGTCGGACAGACGCTGCCCAGCGCCGAACACCTGCTGTATTTCTCCCGGGGGCAGACACCCAGCCTCAACGAGCAGACTCTCAGCGAACTCAACGGCGCCAACGGCTGGGTCGAGCTCAACCCGATGCCGCTGTTCGGTGAAAATCCGCTACTGGGCGCTGACGTGATCCAGCGCGCCGACGGCCAGCAGGTCGCCGTACTGGCCTATGCCCCGAGCCTGGCCCAGGTCTTCAGCGATCGTTTCACCAATTACGCCGTCGCAGTGTTCATCCTGATGTTCGCCATGCTCTGCGCCTCGCAGTTGCTGATCCGTTTCCTCCTCAGCCAACTCAACACCCTCAAGGACGTCATGCTGCACGTGGAGAAGACCGGCGACCTGTCTGCTCGCGTGCCGCTGTCCTGCAAGGACGAGGTGGGTCAGATGGCCAGCGCCTTCAATGCCATGCAGGCCGGATACCAGCGGGTAGTCAATACCGTGGCCAATACCGCCCGGCAGCTGGACCAGGGCGCCGCACGCCTGGCCTCGAGCATGAACGATGTACGCCACGGCATGCTCGGCCAGCAGAGCGAAACCGATCAGGCCGCCACGGCCATCAACGAGATGTCCGCCACCGTCTATCACATCGCCCAGCATGCCGGTGCCACCCGGGACCTGTCGCAGACCGCCGACACCCTGGCCGGTACCGGCCATGAAGTGGTGGGCCGGGTGCAGAAATCCATCGCCGGGCTTTCCAATGGCGTGCAGCAGACCGCCGAGATGATTCAGAAGCTCGCCGAGGACAGCCAGAAGATCAATGGCGTGGTCAACGTTATCCACAGCATCGCCGAGCAGACCAACCTGCTGGCACTCAATGCCGCCATCGAAGCCGCTCGAGCAGGGGAAATGGGCCGCGGTTTTGCCGTGGTAGCGGATGAAGTGCGCAACCTGGCCAAGCGTGTGCAGACCTCCACCGACGAGATCACCAGCATGGTCTCGGCCCTGCAGGCCGGCACCCGGGATGCCGTGGATTTCATGCAGGAAAGCTCGTTCAAGGCCGATGACTGCGTGCAACAGGCCCAGGAAGCCGGCGCGGCACTGGCGGAAATCACCGGCGCCGTAGCCCAGATGCGCGAAAGCAACACGCAGATCGCTGTCGCAGCGGAACAGCAGAGCCAGGTAGCGGAAGAAATGAACCGGGCGGTGGTGAGCATTCGCGATGTCACCGAGAACACCGTGCAACAGACCGTTGCCTCGGCCACCACCAGCAGTGAACTGGCGACCCTGGCCGGTGAGTTGAGCAAAGCCATAGGCCAGCTGAAACTCTGA
- a CDS encoding acyl-CoA thioesterase, with product MRFYDLLEAVRGQPQALTIPAEWAQGRASFGGLVVALQYEAMRAKVAADRPVRSLAVTFVGPVAPDVPVSFEVDVLREGKAVSQVLGRVMQEGQVVTLVQGSFGASRESSVSVAAEPAPEMKHWDDCQELPYIQGVTPEFMRHLAMRWSIGGLPFTGNRSRDMGGWVRLRGDVKEEPVTEAHILALVDAWPPALLPHLTKPAAGSTLTWTIEFVQPLLELSTLDWCKYRVEIEHARDGYGHAAAALWNAEGQLIALSRQTVTIFA from the coding sequence ATGCGTTTCTACGATTTGCTCGAAGCCGTTCGCGGCCAGCCCCAGGCGCTGACCATTCCGGCGGAATGGGCCCAGGGGCGCGCCAGTTTCGGTGGCCTGGTGGTTGCTCTGCAGTATGAAGCGATGCGGGCCAAGGTTGCGGCGGACCGCCCCGTGCGGTCGCTGGCGGTCACCTTTGTCGGCCCGGTGGCGCCAGATGTGCCGGTCAGTTTCGAGGTGGATGTGCTTCGCGAAGGCAAGGCCGTCAGCCAGGTACTGGGGCGGGTCATGCAGGAGGGTCAGGTGGTGACTCTGGTACAGGGCAGTTTTGGCGCTTCCCGTGAATCGTCCGTCAGTGTGGCCGCCGAGCCAGCGCCCGAAATGAAACACTGGGATGACTGCCAGGAGCTGCCTTATATCCAGGGCGTGACGCCGGAGTTCATGCGTCATCTGGCAATGCGCTGGAGCATCGGTGGCCTGCCATTCACCGGCAATCGCTCCCGCGATATGGGCGGTTGGGTGCGTTTGCGTGGGGATGTGAAGGAAGAGCCGGTCACCGAGGCGCATATCCTGGCGCTGGTGGATGCCTGGCCGCCGGCGCTGTTGCCGCACCTGACCAAGCCCGCTGCGGGCAGCACCCTGACCTGGACCATCGAGTTCGTCCAGCCGTTGCTGGAACTGAGCACTCTGGACTGGTGCAAGTACCGGGTGGAAATCGAACACGCGCGTGACGGCTACGGGCATGCGGCAGCGGCCTTGTGGAATGCTGAGGGCCAGTTGATTGCCCTGAGCCGCCAGACGGTGACCATCTTCGCCTGA
- a CDS encoding CHAD domain-containing protein, with protein sequence MSALVDRLVAQVLGLEVSLLACQARLSAATDAEALHDLRISVRRLRSLLRPLRGLPGVEQLEAAASEVGRVTTPIRDREVLAAYLHQHGQHAAADRRTSQLLREYSAVAAGAELAQLFLVLDAFPRFLRASERQGLLRGLRGSIEKRLAKQWKALGQALLDPAHDRHRLRLLIKRVRYAADAYPELDRLPSQAMKRLKAAQSALGDWHDCWQWLAQAEQQLDLLPCVAVWRRTMLKAEARSDQVLEQLHRDCFKR encoded by the coding sequence ATGTCTGCCTTGGTTGATCGTTTGGTGGCTCAGGTTCTGGGCCTGGAAGTGAGTTTGCTGGCTTGTCAGGCCCGCTTGTCGGCCGCCACGGATGCCGAGGCCTTGCATGATCTGCGCATCAGTGTGCGACGCTTGCGCAGCCTGTTGCGCCCGTTGCGTGGCCTGCCCGGAGTGGAGCAACTGGAAGCCGCGGCCAGCGAAGTGGGGCGGGTGACCACGCCGATTCGTGATCGTGAAGTATTGGCGGCCTATCTGCATCAGCATGGCCAGCATGCTGCTGCCGACCGTCGTACCTCACAACTGTTGCGTGAGTACTCGGCAGTGGCCGCGGGGGCGGAATTGGCGCAGTTGTTTCTGGTGCTGGATGCCTTCCCCAGGTTCCTCCGGGCCTCTGAGCGCCAAGGTTTGCTGCGGGGCCTGCGCGGCAGTATCGAAAAACGCCTGGCCAAACAGTGGAAAGCCTTGGGCCAGGCGCTGCTGGACCCTGCCCACGACCGTCATCGCCTGCGTCTGCTGATCAAGCGGGTGCGTTACGCCGCCGATGCCTATCCCGAGTTGGATCGCTTGCCCTCCCAGGCGATGAAGCGCCTCAAGGCGGCTCAGAGCGCCCTGGGCGATTGGCATGATTGCTGGCAATGGCTGGCCCAGGCCGAGCAGCAACTGGATTTACTGCCCTGTGTGGCGGTCTGGCGCAGAACCATGCTCAAGGCCGAGGCCCGCTCCGATCAGGTGCTGGAGCAACTGCATCGCGATTGCTTCAAGCGGTGA
- a CDS encoding patatin-like phospholipase family protein, protein MSKRVALVLGSGGARGYAHIGVIEEIEKRGYDIACIAGCSMGAVVGGIYAAGKLAEYREWIESLDYLDVLRLVDVSFRLGAIRGEKVFGQIRKIVGEVNIEDLRIPYTAVATDLTNQQEIWFQEGCLHQAMRASAAIPSLFTPVMQGNRMLVDGGLLNPLPIVPVVSSHCDLIIAVNLNSTNQRHYQLPVIQRPPAFKSRFDSLINSLGSHLPFRRKQAEQLLLLEQEAFKSEAAEINPWVEGAEPEAQQPAAAPQTDGAPKSASGSFIIDNVGPASLLDLVNQSFEVMQTSLAQYKIAGYPPDILINVPKRVCRFFEFYKAPELIALGREIASDTLDRYEQDQ, encoded by the coding sequence ATGAGCAAACGTGTCGCATTGGTCCTTGGGTCGGGGGGCGCTCGCGGTTACGCCCATATCGGCGTCATCGAGGAAATCGAAAAACGCGGTTATGACATCGCCTGCATTGCCGGCTGCTCGATGGGCGCGGTGGTCGGCGGCATCTACGCCGCAGGTAAGCTCGCCGAGTACCGGGAATGGATCGAAAGCCTGGACTACCTCGACGTGCTGCGCCTGGTGGACGTGAGCTTTCGGCTGGGGGCGATTCGCGGCGAGAAAGTCTTCGGCCAGATCCGCAAGATCGTCGGCGAAGTGAACATCGAAGACCTGCGCATCCCCTATACCGCCGTCGCCACCGACCTGACCAACCAGCAGGAAATCTGGTTCCAGGAAGGCTGCCTGCACCAGGCCATGCGTGCTTCCGCCGCGATCCCCAGCCTGTTCACCCCGGTCATGCAGGGCAACCGCATGCTGGTGGACGGCGGCCTGCTCAACCCGCTGCCCATCGTTCCGGTGGTTTCCAGCCACTGCGACCTGATCATTGCGGTGAACCTCAACTCCACCAACCAGCGCCACTACCAGTTACCGGTAATCCAGCGCCCACCCGCGTTCAAGAGCCGCTTTGACAGCCTGATCAACTCCCTGGGCTCACACCTGCCGTTTCGCCGCAAGCAGGCCGAACAACTGCTACTGCTCGAGCAGGAAGCCTTCAAGAGCGAAGCCGCGGAGATCAATCCATGGGTCGAGGGCGCCGAACCGGAAGCCCAGCAACCGGCCGCCGCGCCGCAAACCGACGGCGCGCCGAAATCCGCCAGCGGCTCCTTCATCATCGACAACGTCGGCCCGGCGTCATTGCTGGACCTGGTCAACCAGAGCTTCGAGGTCATGCAGACCTCCCTGGCGCAGTACAAGATCGCCGGTTACCCGCCGGATATCCTCATCAACGTGCCCAAGCGCGTCTGCCGCTTCTTCGAGTTCTACAAGGCGCCGGAGCTGATCGCCCTGGGCCGTGAGATTGCCAGCGATACCCTGGACCGCTACGAGCAGGACCAGTAG
- a CDS encoding response regulator, which yields MSQTATILVIDDEPQIRKFLRISLASQGYKVIEAGTGTEGLAQAALNKPDLLVLDLGLPDMDGQQVLREFREWSAVPVLVLSVRASELQKVEALDGGANDYVTKPFGIQEFLARIRALLRQAPSGEVQEAALQVGPLTVDLAYRRVLLDGVEVALTRKEYAVLAQLARHPGRVITQQQLLKDIWGPTHTEDSHYLRIVVGHLRQKLADDPTRPRFIVTEAGVGYRLLGADS from the coding sequence ATGAGCCAGACCGCGACCATCCTGGTCATCGACGACGAGCCGCAGATTCGCAAGTTCCTGCGCATCAGCCTGGCGTCCCAGGGATACAAAGTGATTGAAGCCGGGACCGGCACCGAAGGCCTGGCCCAGGCCGCCTTGAACAAGCCGGACCTGCTGGTACTTGATTTGGGGCTGCCGGACATGGATGGGCAGCAGGTGCTGCGCGAGTTTCGCGAGTGGTCGGCGGTGCCGGTGCTGGTGCTTTCGGTGCGTGCCAGCGAGTTGCAGAAGGTCGAGGCGCTGGATGGTGGTGCCAACGACTATGTGACCAAGCCTTTCGGTATCCAGGAGTTCCTGGCGCGGATTCGCGCCCTGTTGCGCCAGGCGCCGAGCGGGGAAGTGCAGGAGGCGGCGTTGCAAGTGGGGCCGCTGACGGTCGACCTGGCTTATCGGCGGGTGCTGCTGGACGGTGTCGAAGTGGCCCTGACCCGCAAGGAATATGCGGTGCTGGCCCAGCTGGCGCGGCACCCGGGGCGGGTGATTACCCAGCAGCAACTGCTCAAGGACATCTGGGGCCCGACCCACACCGAGGACAGTCATTACCTGCGGATCGTGGTCGGGCACTTGCGCCAGAAGCTGGCGGACGATCCGACCCGGCCACGCTTCATCGTCACCGAGGCGGGGGTCGGCTACCGCTTGCTGGGCGCCGATTCCTGA
- a CDS encoding sensor histidine kinase, whose amino-acid sequence MSDSGRADALLAELPRDGRGRLKVFLGAAPGVGKTYAMLQAAHSQLRQGVKVLAGVVETHGRAETEALLSGLPQQPLVRSEYRGVLLEEMDLDGLLKAKPKLVLVDELAHSNAPGSRHAKRWQDIQELLAAGIDVFTTVNVQHLESLNDQVRGITGVQVRETLPDWVLQEAYELLLVDLPPRELLERLRDGKVYVPEQARAAIDAFFTQTNLTALRELAMQTAAAQVDNDLAQGYRQLGQAAPAVRGRLLVGIDGDAQAERLVRHASRVAQRRHLPWSLVHVDNGRLRDEQARLRLQAAQQLAERLGGEVVLLRAGEVAKTLIQHAAERRASLLLVGQSRRRWRRRWFGGGLAARLLRNADGLEINVLDSEPQPHQPGLRVKHSLIWFDYVLAVLATLLASALAWGVASVLPLPNISLVFLAAVLLVAVRSSLGPALACAALSFLSYDFLFIPPNFSLAIQREEDVLTLLFFLLMAALTGNLAARQRRQLQALRDTQEETGELLDLSRKLTAATDRQAVISAAAQHLNGRDELRVCLINRDGQGGWKVETGGSPQFSEAERAAADWAWQHDQPAGLGTGTLPFGRWWWWPLSVDDGPLGLLGVCPREGEEFSGQRRRLLTALSQPLAQALARARLAEDLEAARLHGETEQLRSALLASVSHDLRTPLTSMRGSIDSLLALGEAIPLEDRRELLEGTRDEAERLDRYIQNLLDMTRLGHGALKLARDWVAPGDIVGSALNRLRAVLAPLQVATELPADLPLLYVHAALIEQALVNVLENAARFSPPQGHLQLKVSASEQELSFAVSDEGPGIPEDERAKIFDMFYTAARGDRGGQGTGLGLAICQGMVGAHGGHISVAEGIGGKGTCITLHLPLQTQPELESDL is encoded by the coding sequence ATGAGTGATTCCGGTCGCGCCGACGCGCTGCTAGCCGAGCTGCCACGGGACGGCCGCGGCCGACTCAAGGTGTTCCTGGGCGCCGCCCCCGGGGTTGGCAAGACCTACGCCATGCTTCAGGCGGCCCATAGCCAACTGCGCCAAGGGGTCAAGGTGCTTGCCGGGGTGGTGGAGACCCACGGCCGCGCCGAGACCGAAGCCTTGTTGAGCGGGCTGCCCCAGCAGCCCTTGGTGCGTTCGGAATACCGTGGCGTATTGCTGGAGGAAATGGACCTCGACGGCCTGCTCAAGGCCAAGCCCAAGCTGGTACTGGTGGACGAACTGGCCCACAGCAATGCCCCGGGCAGCCGGCACGCCAAGCGCTGGCAGGACATTCAGGAGTTGCTGGCGGCCGGGATCGACGTCTTCACCACGGTCAATGTCCAGCACCTGGAAAGCCTCAATGACCAGGTGCGCGGCATTACCGGGGTCCAGGTGCGCGAAACCCTGCCTGACTGGGTGTTGCAAGAGGCCTATGAGTTGCTGCTGGTGGACTTGCCGCCCCGAGAGCTGCTGGAGCGTCTGCGGGACGGCAAGGTCTACGTGCCGGAGCAGGCGCGGGCGGCCATCGATGCATTTTTCACCCAGACCAACCTCACCGCCCTGCGCGAACTGGCGATGCAGACCGCCGCCGCCCAGGTGGACAACGACCTGGCCCAGGGCTATCGCCAGTTGGGGCAGGCGGCACCGGCGGTGCGCGGGCGGCTGCTGGTGGGTATCGACGGCGATGCCCAGGCCGAGCGGCTGGTACGTCACGCCAGCCGTGTGGCTCAGCGTCGCCACCTGCCCTGGAGCCTGGTGCATGTGGATAACGGCCGGTTGCGCGACGAGCAGGCACGCTTGCGCTTGCAGGCCGCTCAACAACTGGCCGAGCGCCTGGGCGGGGAAGTGGTCCTGTTGCGTGCCGGCGAGGTGGCCAAGACCCTGATCCAGCACGCCGCGGAGCGTCGCGCCAGCCTGCTGCTGGTGGGGCAGTCCAGGCGCCGCTGGCGCCGGCGCTGGTTCGGTGGCGGCTTGGCGGCGCGCTTGCTGCGCAATGCCGATGGCCTGGAGATCAATGTCCTGGACAGCGAGCCCCAGCCCCATCAGCCGGGCCTGCGGGTCAAGCATTCGCTGATCTGGTTCGACTACGTCCTGGCAGTCCTGGCCACCCTCCTGGCCAGCGCCCTGGCCTGGGGGGTGGCCAGTGTCCTGCCGTTGCCGAACATCTCCCTGGTGTTCCTCGCCGCGGTGCTGCTGGTGGCAGTGCGCAGCAGCCTGGGGCCGGCCCTGGCTTGCGCGGCGCTGTCCTTTCTCAGTTATGACTTCCTGTTCATTCCGCCGAACTTCTCCCTGGCCATCCAGCGGGAAGAGGATGTGCTGACCCTGCTGTTCTTCCTGCTCATGGCCGCGCTGACCGGCAATCTGGCGGCCCGCCAGCGCCGGCAGTTGCAGGCCTTGCGCGATACCCAGGAGGAAACCGGCGAGCTCCTGGACCTGTCGCGCAAGTTGACTGCCGCCACTGACCGGCAAGCGGTGATCAGCGCCGCGGCCCAGCATTTGAATGGTCGCGACGAGTTGCGTGTCTGCCTGATCAACCGCGACGGGCAGGGTGGATGGAAAGTCGAGACCGGTGGTTCGCCGCAGTTCTCCGAGGCCGAGCGTGCGGCGGCCGACTGGGCCTGGCAGCATGACCAGCCGGCGGGGCTGGGCACCGGGACCTTGCCCTTTGGTCGATGGTGGTGGTGGCCGCTGTCGGTGGATGACGGGCCCCTGGGATTGCTCGGTGTCTGCCCCCGTGAGGGCGAGGAGTTCAGCGGCCAGCGCCGACGCCTGCTCACTGCGCTCAGCCAGCCACTGGCCCAGGCCCTGGCACGGGCGCGGCTGGCCGAGGACCTGGAAGCGGCGAGGCTGCACGGGGAGACCGAACAGTTGCGCAGCGCCTTGCTGGCTTCGGTATCCCATGACCTGCGCACACCGCTGACCTCAATGCGCGGCAGTATCGACAGCCTGCTGGCCCTGGGGGAAGCGATCCCCCTGGAAGATCGGCGAGAGCTGCTGGAGGGCACGCGGGATGAGGCCGAGCGCCTGGACCGCTATATACAGAACCTGCTGGACATGACCCGGCTCGGCCATGGGGCCCTGAAGCTGGCCCGGGACTGGGTCGCGCCGGGGGATATCGTCGGCAGTGCCCTGAACCGCCTGCGGGCGGTGCTGGCGCCGTTGCAGGTGGCCACCGAACTGCCAGCGGACTTGCCCTTGCTTTACGTCCATGCGGCGCTGATCGAGCAGGCGCTGGTCAATGTGCTGGAGAATGCTGCCCGCTTCTCGCCACCCCAGGGCCATCTGCAGTTGAAAGTCAGTGCCAGCGAGCAGGAATTGAGCTTCGCCGTCAGTGATGAGGGCCCGGGGATTCCCGAGGATGAGCGGGCAAAGATCTTCGACATGTTCTACACCGCTGCCCGTGGCGACCGCGGCGGGCAAGGCACCGGCCTGGGCCTGGCGATCTGCCAGGGCATGGTCGGCGCCCATGGCGGGCATATCAGTGTCGCCGAGGGCATTGGCGGCAAGGGGACATGCATCACCTTGCACCTGCCGTTGCAGACCCAGCCGGAGCTTGAGTCCGACCTGTGA
- the kdpC gene encoding potassium-transporting ATPase subunit KdpC, with product MTSVVRPALSLIVLMTLITGVAYPLVVTGVAQLAFPEQANGSLVLDADGRVRGSALIAQDFVGDAWFHPRPSAGAFATVSSSASNLAPSNPALATRVIEDAGKLLVPGQGPVPLALLTTSGSGLDPHLPPQAIDYQLARVAAARNLSPAKLQALVDAHIEQPLVGPPVVNVLALNLALEQL from the coding sequence ATGACTAGCGTAGTGCGTCCGGCCTTGAGCCTGATTGTGTTGATGACCCTGATCACCGGTGTGGCCTATCCCCTGGTGGTGACCGGCGTGGCCCAGTTGGCCTTCCCTGAACAGGCCAATGGCAGCCTGGTGCTCGATGCCGACGGCAGGGTGCGGGGTTCGGCCCTGATCGCCCAGGATTTCGTCGGTGATGCCTGGTTCCATCCGCGCCCTTCGGCGGGGGCCTTTGCCACGGTATCCAGCTCTGCCAGCAACCTGGCGCCGAGCAACCCGGCCCTGGCCACGCGGGTGATCGAGGATGCCGGCAAGCTCCTGGTACCGGGGCAGGGGCCGGTGCCCCTGGCATTGCTGACCACTTCGGGCAGCGGCCTCGATCCACACTTGCCACCGCAGGCAATTGACTATCAACTGGCGCGGGTCGCGGCGGCGCGCAACCTGTCGCCAGCCAAGTTGCAGGCCCTGGTGGACGCCCATATCGAGCAGCCGCTGGTGGGGCCGCCGGTGGTCAATGTACTGGCCCTGAACCTGGCCCTGGAACAGCTGTAG